From uncultured Desulfobacter sp.:
TCTACCGGTCGTAACGAAAAGCGGTTCATCAGCAGGCAGTCTTACAGGAAATGATGCGTCCCTGAAATCAGGTAAAGAAACCATCATGATAGTGGACGATGAACCTGATATCCTGGCTTTGATTGAAGAACTGCTTAACAAATTCGGTTATTCCCCCCACCCGTTCAATAACGGGGAAAGCGCCCTGAATGCCTACCAGGACGGCAGTACCAACTTTGACATGGTAATTACCGATATGACCATGCCCCGTATGACCGGTATTGCCTTGGCTGAAGCTATATTATCTAAAAATAAAAATATGCCCATAATTTTATGCTCCGGTTATAATGAAACCATCACCCGGTCCGAGGTCAAAGCGATGGGAATTCAGGCCTTTCTTGAAAAGCCTTTGGATACATACCAACTGCTCAGCACCATGAGAACATTGTTTGATAAATAAAAAAACTTTGACAGGAAAGCGGGACTCTCTACTGTCAAAGCTTTTTAAAACCTAACAAAAATCGAAAAGGGCATGGTTTTAAACCAAACCCTTTCTACGATCTAATTAATCGGTGATCAACTCAATCTGAACCATAGGAGCAACGTCCCCTTTTCTTGGTCCTAGCTTGGTAATTCTGGTGTATCCACCCTGCCTTGAGTTAAACTTCTCTGCTACCTCTTCAAAAAGGGTATGCACAACATCTTTTTCACGGATTACCGCCATTGCCTGACGCCTGGCATGAAGATCTCCACGTTTAGCCAGGGTAATCATTTTATCGGCAATTTTACGAAGGCCTTTGGCTTTAGCCTCAGTGGTCTTGATGCTGCTGTGTTTGAACAGAGAAGTTACCATGTTCCTAAACATCGCCTTTCTATGGGCAGAGGTTCTGTTCAGCTTTAATACGGATTTTCTATGCTTCATGGTATTTATTCTCCTTCCTGAGTATTCACATCTTCCGGCGGTTCGATCCCTTCAAGGTCCATCCCCAAAGCCAGCTCCATTGAATTGAGCACTTCTTTGATTTCATTGAGTGATTTTCGGCCGAAATTTTTTGTCTTGAGCATTTCGCTGTCGGTTTTCTGGACCAGCTGATAAATGGTATGGATTCTCGCATTTTTCAGACAGTTTGAACTGCGAACTGAGAGTTCTAGTTCATCCACGGAACGATAAATATTCTCATTGAATCCCTTTTCACCTTCATCGGTTTTATATTCCGATTCATCAGGTTCAAGTTCTTCATCAAAATTGATAAAAGGATTCATCTGTTCTTTAAGTATCTTTGCGCCGTAGGCAACAGCATCATCAGGTGTAACACTACCATCTGTCCAGACTTCGAAAGTCAGTTTGTCATAGTCGGTTTTCTGACCGATACGAGATGTGCCCACCACATACTTTACTCGCTTAATTGGGGAAAACGCGGAATCAATGGGAATAGTACCGATAGGGGCATCGTCGTCCTTATTCGCTGATGACAGTGCATACCCCTTACCTGTTTTCACAACCATGACGATATTGAGTTTTCCATTTTTGTTTACCGTGGCAATATGCTGCTCCGGGTTAAGAATCGTCACCCCACCATCAGGACTGACGATGTCTGCACCTGTAACCTCCGCCTCGCCAGTGACATTAAGGGTCAATATTTTTTCTTCTGGATCGTCCACTTTGAGCTTTAATTCTTTCAGATTGAGAATGATCTCGGAAACATCCTCTCTAATATCTGATATAACGCTGTATTCGTGAAGTGCATCATCGAATTTCACGGAGACTATGGCGGCGCCATAAATGGATGATAAAATAATTCGCCGAAGCGAGTTACCAATGGTGATGCCGTATCCCCTTTCAAGGGGTTCACACACAAACTTGCCATAGGTGGAAGTTGTGGTAACATCAAGCTTTTCCGGCTTGATCATCTCTCGCCAGTTAACATATGCAAGATTTTCAGATGACATTTAAATCTCCTGAATAGATAATTTGGTAGATCATGTATTATGATAAACCTATTTTGAATAAAGCTCGACGATCAACTG
This genomic window contains:
- the rplQ gene encoding 50S ribosomal protein L17, which codes for MKHRKSVLKLNRTSAHRKAMFRNMVTSLFKHSSIKTTEAKAKGLRKIADKMITLAKRGDLHARRQAMAVIREKDVVHTLFEEVAEKFNSRQGGYTRITKLGPRKGDVAPMVQIELITD
- a CDS encoding DNA-directed RNA polymerase subunit alpha → MSSENLAYVNWREMIKPEKLDVTTTSTYGKFVCEPLERGYGITIGNSLRRIILSSIYGAAIVSVKFDDALHEYSVISDIREDVSEIILNLKELKLKVDDPEEKILTLNVTGEAEVTGADIVSPDGGVTILNPEQHIATVNKNGKLNIVMVVKTGKGYALSSANKDDDAPIGTIPIDSAFSPIKRVKYVVGTSRIGQKTDYDKLTFEVWTDGSVTPDDAVAYGAKILKEQMNPFINFDEELEPDESEYKTDEGEKGFNENIYRSVDELELSVRSSNCLKNARIHTIYQLVQKTDSEMLKTKNFGRKSLNEIKEVLNSMELALGMDLEGIEPPEDVNTQEGE